The Aedes aegypti strain LVP_AGWG chromosome 3, AaegL5.0 Primary Assembly, whole genome shotgun sequence genome contains a region encoding:
- the LOC5563961 gene encoding uncharacterized protein LOC5563961, with translation MHFLLKVITFSACLYVFIGDVAGTFVEKNQTNAVEEGRYLLFPSLSTMQLSICTSSGTPFFVPKKKYPFRRLGVNIGFQVNYNLPYRLKDFYSFPTWARSMVDIVKGRYMPTEVVTARATRKRRSSRHLSAGDVYTAIEEVLQLAGYDKDCVIKSVCELSHSPFHNLEEDLYTEVLHFLLTPSEHQAFGDHERKMKLKYEMAEKYGRMGADCSLMYPTCRKSFLTDISGFLDDNKLEAIR, from the exons ATGCACTTTCTTTTAAAAGTAATCACGTTTTCGGCATGCTTGTACGTCTTTATTGGTGATGTGGCTGGAACGTTCGTGGAAAAGAACCAAACAAATGCCGTTGAAGAAGGACGTTACCTACTTTTCCCATCTCTCTCTACCATGCAG CTATCGATTTGTACTTCGTCAGGAACGCCATTTTTCGTCCCGAAGAAAAAGTACCCCTTCAGACGTTTGGGTGTGAATATAGGCTTTCAGGTGAATTACAATCTTCCGTACAGGTTGAAGGATTTCTACAGTTTTCCGACCTGGGCCCGGTCAATGGTGGATATCGTGAAAGGAAGATACATGCCGACGGAAGTCGTAACCGCTAGAGCAACTCGAAAAAGACGCTCCTCCAGACACCTGAGTGCGGGGGATGTTTATACGGCTATAGAAGAAGTTCTACAGCTCGCTGGCTATGATAAGGACTGTGTTATCAAAAGTGTATGCGAGTTATCACATAGCCCCTTCCATAATTTAGAGGAAGACTTATATACTGAAGTCTTACACTTTTTGCTAAC GCCTTCAGAGCATCAAGCATTTGGTGATCACGAGCGGAAAATGAAACTCAAATACGAAATGGCAGAAAAATACGGACGGATGGGTGCGGATTGCAGCTTGATGTATCCCACGTGCAGGAAAAGCTTTCTGACGGATATTTCTGGCTTTTTAGACGATAATAAACTAGAGGCAATCAGGTGA